CACTACTGGTAAGTTTACCCACTTTCCAGTAGTGGGTAAGTGGGTATGCTAATAAGCTAATACAAGAGTTAATTTTTCCTCTTAAATTtatgctaactttgaaaacctttagcacacttagcttcctcTAAAAGTTTCCACATCAATTCTTAAGTTTTGTAAACTTTCCGTTGGAAGAAGTTTGACATTTGTGTTGGAGTTTTGGTTTTCGGCTGCTAATAAATCTTCAATTAGCTAGCGGCTATATaatcatgcttttattttgaagtaggtGAGTTCCGTTTCCTCTTCTCAGGTtcactttctatttttttcctaacatttttacacacaagAAACATATaggaccaaaataaaacacagacaatATCAAACAtaatataaacaaatacaatattcaGACATTATAGAACATAAACataatttcatatttgaaaTGATGTTAGCAACATAGCATTAGCTTTGTTGTGgcaaatgataatattgttgcaatattaatagtgaacacattctcaaagatcaatcaactttaaTTGCTAATGAATTTTTTACACTGtgactgaaatacattttaaatactcaaaataaataaaacatcaaataaaacgAAGTATGAAGTTTCTAAACAAAATTACCCTTCCAAAAAAAGGTtaattgagaccaaaacaccagactgaagaattttatcatccagtttttggtagaaaaacaaaCGGAAATTATCcagttttgttaatttattataatatgtcagcttttggcaaaaatgaaagtgaaaccaaattatattttgttacattCTGTAAATTCTAGTAAACCAGTCTGTAAATAAGACTCATTTTAATCTCGAAATGTCCTTCTTGTTCTTGATATACATTTATTTCTCCTTTGAGAGGCTTAACTGTCATCGCTTTGTcctgttcctctgcagcctcGTTGCTTTCACTGCCCGATTGGCCCTGAGAGACGCGAGTCCAGCTGACAGAGAGGTCAGAAAACAGCGTCACGGCGCATCGGcgtggaagaaaacaaaatcctcaTTACCTCCACTCTCATCAGCGGAGACAGCAGGACACGTAACCTGCTTGTTCCTCTGCGTTTACTCAGCGACTGGAGCTTTTCCACCATCAGAGGGAACTGCCAAGATGCAAGATTAAAAAGATCAGctcattgttttggttttattgttgtCGGAGTTTCCAAAAGGGACGTTTCGTCACGCACAGAGTGTTTTGTCTGAATTATTGGAGCTGCCGTGCTTTGAATTGAGATTAGATTACTGACTCTGGCAGCGTTTCTTCTCACAAATGAGAATTCAGCTCAACCTGAAAATCACAGCACTGAGTCAAACCAGCCAAATTAGTTGAAAaacttgttcccctcctcgcctgtgggggcgctgcaccaagaacgaCTGaaagaaacgacacaaaaacctttgaagagGAGCGTCCTTCACAAAGTGTAAACAAAAACGGAGaagtttctcttttgtctttagaaAAATACCACAAGCCATTTTACCCTCTAGCGCTacattcttgtttgttttggttgaaacaaacaagagtacccagaatgccctgcactgttttccacttcctgcttttggagcggccttccgtccgcttggtgttcataTATGCATTCAAACACGTCCAACCAAACCGAGGAGGTTTTTAGGTTCGCTTTTTGTGGTCCGCATCAGACAACCGAACCGAACTTTCTAAGCAAAAGAACTGATTAAAACGAACTAAACAGGCTGGTGTGAGGAAACAACCATAAAACTTAGATGAGGCCAACAACGGGCGCCATGCTtcagcagaacaacaacaacaactaccCCTGCCTGGGCATGTCGGACTGCCCCCGGGAGATGCTCCAGAGGTGCTCCAGAACCTCGCTGCCCTTCCCCAGCCGAGTCGAGCTGGGCCTGGGAGACCTGCCGCTGATCCGCGGCCTCCGAGCCTGGGCGCTGTGCTCCAGGAACCGCCGCAAAGCCGGCGGTCTGCTCGGTGGAGGTAAACCCCCGACTGCCCCGCCGCTGGGAGGTAAAGGGACGTCGACGTCCTGCCCGAGGCCTGCCGACGTGTACCTGAGCGGATATGGTTTGCCGCTGGGCGTCGACGCCCGGCAGGCCGGGATCGGCGCGCTGGTAACGGTCGCCACGTTGAAGACGTCGGAAGGTGGCGGGAAGACGCAAACGCAATGCCTGTTCCTCCGGACGGAGAAGGGGAGCTGTTTATACTCAACCGCCAAGCCCGGTTCCGGTTCGACTTCCAGCACGGTCGGACAGTGGTTGAGAGGAAAGCGAGAAGGATTAGGAGGAGGAAGTGCGGAGCCGCCGCCAACAGAGGCCGCAGCGAACCGGGTCAGGGTGCGGTCCGGCCGGAGGTGGAGGAAGTCCGGCATCGGCCGGGAAAGGAGCTGCAAAACGGCTGAAGGAAAGCAGTCGGAGCGAGTCGATGTTCCACCCGAAACTCGCACTCGAAAAAACAGCCAGGATGATCGAGAGGAAGCCGAAAGTCCGACAAGAAGAACGGCGACTGAGCTGGACCTGGACGGGAAGGAAGCAGAGGAGTTGGACTCCAAAAACGACTCAGCTGTTGATGGAGAGAAAGGATCCGAAAGACTTCCGGAGAGGCAAAATTCCCCCATTTCTGGCTGTAAATCCAAACAAAACGAAGCAGAACCGGAGTCCTCCTTTCCTTTAGGGGGCGCTGGACcaaatgcagaagaagaaatacaGTTAAATGGTGTGGAGTCCTCCAATCCTATTGGGGGCGCTGGACAATACGCAGAAGAGATACAGTGGACTTCTGTCAAGTCCTCCATTCCCGTAAGGAGCGCTGAACGAAACCCAGAAGAAGAAACGGAGCGGGAAGTACAGTTGAATTCTGTAGAGTCCTCCATTCCTGTAGGGGGTGCTGATCAGGACGTAATCCAGGTCTGTATAAACCTGGATCACCAAAACCAACGTAAAGTTGAACATGAAGAGGAAACAAATATTGGCAGCGATGAGGAAACCAGAGAACCTCATATTTTCCAAAAAcgtgaagaaaacaacaattttcaggaggaggaagaggtttTCTGTTCGCCTGTCAGACAGAAAAATCTCTCAATTTCTGAGAAATCAGAGAAAGTCAAGGATGAGTGCACCTGCGGGAAGctggaggatgaagaggaaaaCGCATCAACCTTGGTTTTTAATGCCTCCTCTAATCCTGCCCCTTCTCTGGCTTCCATGGCGACCAgtggggaggaagaggaggaggaggagaaagacgGCCAAAAACAGAGAAGGAGTCCAAGtggagagctggaggagaaggcagaggaggtGAGGGTCTCCtccactgaggaggaagaggaggatgagttCGGGGTCTTCATGCAGGCGGAGGGAGACCTGGCCTGGAGCGACGGGGTCAACATGTCCGCCTCGGAAACTTCTGGGAGCAGAGCGAGAATTGGTGAGTCcctaactttattattttatcgtTCTCACTCTTTttctcctgtgttttttttttcatcctcatttctttttaaatccaaaaacaaaGAGTCAAAGTTGTCAAGCCCACCTCCTGACCAAAACTCCAGCAACACTTGTGCAGAGTATTAGGAGCCATTTGAACCTTTTCTGATCCCTCAGGAATGCagcgcactgcaaaaacacaaaatcttttagCCTAGTTTCTGGCTGCAACTATaaacttttttaatttccaaTACCGACATTTTAGCATACAGGACATTTTAAGTAAGCAGCTGAATTTActtaacatgttttgtttttttttaatgcaaacataaatgtaCAGAATTACAAACTTATCTCATATCTTTGCTGCTCCAGCACACGTAAATATACCGTTGGCTTCACaaacttggtcaaacatgtaaaaatgtaaataactttaatttgcTCTGTCGGTGCAGTTGGGAGTAAAACAGCCAATGTAACATaaataacaaagaaacaaaaacaataggttgactacgttggtcaaacatgtaaaaaataaacatgtttgattcagaagtgcaattaggaactctaaatataatgtaaaataaataataaggcacaaagcatagaattagattGAATAGATCTGATTGTCACCTCAGTGTATATTAATGTCGCATTAGTGCATCAGTACTAGAGACTCAATTCTTTCAGTATCTAAATAACCTTTCAATTGGGTCATAATAATAACCTTATCATTAAAATAAGGTTATTATGCCTTATTATATTAAGAATAAGGTGTAATATTATTAccattgtaattttgtgttattGTTCCTTTATAAATTAGCTTCtggttaaattttaaaaaaaatgcagaatgttcaaatttatttatccaataaatcgataactgaaataaagtttGGTTGCAGCCCTTATTTCAGCTgaattcagtttattaattttgcttcaattaaaaaaaagtcaaatacaCACATTCCAAATTATTCCTAACAATGCAGCACAGAGCTGTTTATTGTGagtaaacacaacaaaagtACATATAAACCTGAATCTAGGAGTACTTTTCTATGTAGAAGAAAAAGATAGTTAATGGTGACTTTAGTGGCTTCAtaggagaaaaacacagataaacaGATGACCTCTGAACTGGTTGAAATAACGGAAAATAATGCACAATTGGTCAGTAGTTGGAGACGTTTTGCCTGAATCGGTGTAGGATACAGTTAAACGAATAAATCAATTTAAGATTAATTGTCGGGTAAtaatttattagattaaaatgagtCCCAATCTGATAGCGTCTGcttagaccttttttttttaagtgttgtaGTTCGGCCGCCATCCAGCTGGGGGCGCCGCTGATTATCCTCGGAGCGTTGATACAGCAATTAAAGATGGCGGCGGTTAAACCAGAGCAGAAAAGAGAAACGGTCCAAACGGTGCGATTTAAGATGAATTTTAAGcggttctgttttaaaatgacattctACAAACTCCTTAAGgtaaattttttactttaataacaGTCATTAAGATGTGCTTTATGACGGAAAaccgttattttttgtttcagtaaatatttaatgcagctgaaaaacatgttcagatgtagcgttttagttttttaattcagcattttatgaacaaaaacgGAAAGAAaaagtagcccttcgtgtttTTGAAAGACGGTCGTTTCTCTTGATACAACAGAAAACGTAAGTTTTTAAGACAGTTACGGCTTTTCAATTAATCGTGTTTCGATCGATAACTTTTTTCTCTGGTTTGTAGCCTAACAAgatcataatttaaaaatattctaaatattcTTCTATACATATAGGTAATGTCTTTCTTTAGAAAGCACTTGCAGAGtggataaattattttagtctGTCCTGACCTGGATTTTTGGCCGACTACTCCCTCTCACTACATGCTATTAATCTTTCAGAGTTGGGCTGGTAGGAGAAAAAGTGACTCTAAGCTCCTGTTAGCCTCAGGTTATTGGGCAGTGAGAGAGGGAGAAACATTCACACAGAGCAAGTGTCGGGTGGATTCTTCATGCCTCGTCTGAGCCAGGGGGGAAAGTCAGAGGAAAAACTCAGCCAAATGTGGCTGTGAGGGGAAAAGGAACAGGCAGCATGAAACACAATGAGAAAACGATTCAACTGAGTCATCCGGAACCAATTTCAGCTGTTAAACCTGTGAATTAAGTGTATAAATTGCCTGTTTGTGTCATCAAACAGCAGGTGGAGACGACACCTGGACGGCCTTCCCTCAGGAGCCGACAGGTGAGAGTGGAGATGGCGTGGAGCGATGGTGGCCGGCCAACGCCGTGGAGGCGAGGAAAGCTGGACCGCCAACCAATCACAGCCTGGTACGACTCTGGCTTCAAAACTTTGGCTAGACCAGTAGTCGATGGGCCAGACCATTTTTTGGTCCACTCTTTGCTTTCAATTACATCAAGTTTTGAGTCTCTTTTACCAGCACTGATTCAAGTTAGACAGACAGTATAGGTATATGTTATTCATTTTCTGAATCTTTTGAGTTTGTTGAGTATTTCAGTTGTTAACTGATATGACCCTGGATATCACTGGGCTAAAATAAATCTACCTAGTTTAGAAATGGgaaatgtgtattattttttaatttaacaaactctgttttctgaaaacagaaaggTCAAACTCTGACCTCTGTTTTCGTCAGAGAGACTCAAACGTTGGCTCAAATGAAGCCAAGAGGGTTCCATTTAAAAGATATCAAACACTACATTATAAACCTTTAACTAATGCCATCAAAAACACCATTAGTCATGatttataataattaattgtgattaatcgattattgaagtAATTGTCAACTGATTTACTAGTCAATTAGTTGTTAACTAGACTGTACAGGCCCCAAAAGACCATTAATcctgattaatcgtgattagtCAATAGTTGAAATAAtcaatttagtaatcgattaatcattaactagAGTATACATTCAAAACTATTAATTGTGATTGTATTGATTAATTGtgtaatcgtgattaatcaattattgtgATACTCATTAATTAAGTTAGCAGTTTAGTAGAATATACACTCAAAAATACCATTAATTGGGATTAATTGATTATCGAAATGATCATACACTAATTTAGTAATTCTTTAATCACCTgatcaattaaaatgagcttgatcattttcattctgattGATATTTCATCTAAAGGGGCTTcataatctatttatttatggtttttgttttgtgtggtttttatttccattttctttggtcgtcattttttattttttaatctttagatATCTCACAGTTCGGGTGTTCAGTGTTTTTTActaaatgaaagtttattggtctGAGAGGGCGAACCCATCAATAAATTAGTCAATAATTATCTCAAAGAAACagcaacattattgtttatcccaataataaaaaaagttgggTGATCTCAGTTCTGAGCTAGTTTAACGTTTTATCCCTCCCGTTACCACGGCAGCGCCGCTCGTCACGTGATTTTAGGTTAGAAACGAGTCTGGATGTTGTGCAGCAACATTTGGAGCAGTCATAAAAGATGGAAGACGAAGCTGCGGGGGAAAGTCTCTGTGGACATTAAACACACGGAAAAAGATGCAGATGAAAAATGAGCCTTGTCCACAGAGGAGGGCGAGCCagcttcaaattaaatgcttCAAACCGCCAGGAAgagtctctctttttattacatATGAAATGTTTGCATTACTTTCTACTTTACATGAcgcttacactgcaaaaacacaaaatattacaaagtatttttggtttggtttcttGTGCAAATGTCTTCTTGAATttaggcaaaactaacttacaagtaactttgtACCCAGATATTGGAGCttatttaaagtcaataattctttaatatgaAAAgacttatgggaaaaatgtatttttatgggtgaaataatcttccaggggtagtagaactttttcatcacttttaaggaattattgacttaaaacaagatcctttatcttgctgaaacgttacgtataagttagttttgtctatttcaagtctaagatatttgcactggaaactagacagaAAATGCCAAAGTTATTTGTAGCATGAAACACCAAAGGTTTTGAagtattcattttaataacaaattagttttaaagaaaagctaaaatctCAGAATTAAACACTTTATAGAAACCTTTTTAGGAACAAAATCTACAAGTAAAATGTCTTTGGGTAGAAAAAGTCATTCTTTAACCAcatgttttaaacacaaactataACTACGTATTTAtatctagtttctagagcaaatatcttagtaagctttaaataagacaaaactaacttacaagtaactttccagcaagacataggagtttgttttacgtaaataattccttaatattaatgaaaaagttctacTTCCACTGacagaatatttcacttattactAAACATTCTTCCCAACTTGtaagggaaataatctgccagttgaatTGGAactaggttgctaggtaacgggcatggcttggctggggttgctaggtaacggcgaaGAGGAACATTCTagtagaactagaactttttcattaatattattaaggaattattgacgtaaaacaagtttctatatcttgctaaaaaaaattacttataaattaatttagtcttatttcaagtgtactaagatgtttgcttaaaactagaacaaaaatagttggattttgtgtgtttgcagtacAGGTTCGGTTCTTTCTGgattgtttttcatattttgtttctaacctctgaggtttttttgtttctcctgcAGGTGGCAGTCTTTGCTGAAGCCTTCCCCTCGCTGTCCAGTGTTTCCCCTGGTGACCCCTGTGACCTGGAAGCCGTTCCCACGCTGACGCAGCTCCTCCGCGGCCGAGCCAGACAGGATCAAGGGTGGGCCATTCATCCCACCTGGGATGTGATGCTAAACTTACAGCTGAGCTGATTCAGTTTCCAGCAGACAAAAAGCAGTGAATCAAAGCAGCTTT
Above is a window of Xiphophorus hellerii strain 12219 chromosome 18, Xiphophorus_hellerii-4.1, whole genome shotgun sequence DNA encoding:
- the LOC116737661 gene encoding uncharacterized protein LOC116737661, which encodes MRPTTGAMLQQNNNNNYPCLGMSDCPREMLQRCSRTSLPFPSRVELGLGDLPLIRGLRAWALCSRNRRKAGGLLGGGKPPTAPPLGGKGTSTSCPRPADVYLSGYGLPLGVDARQAGIGALVTVATLKTSEGGGKTQTQCLFLRTEKGSCLYSTAKPGSGSTSSTVGQWLRGKREGLGGGSAEPPPTEAAANRVRVRSGRRWRKSGIGRERSCKTAEGKQSERVDVPPETRTRKNSQDDREEAESPTRRTATELDLDGKEAEELDSKNDSAVDGEKGSERLPERQNSPISGCKSKQNEAEPESSFPLGGAGPNAEEEIQLNGVESSNPIGGAGQYAEEIQWTSVKSSIPVRSAERNPEEETEREVQLNSVESSIPVGGADQDVIQVCINLDHQNQRKVEHEEETNIGSDEETREPHIFQKREENNNFQEEEEVFCSPVRQKNLSISEKSEKVKDECTCGKLEDEEENASTLVFNASSNPAPSLASMATSGEEEEEEEKDGQKQRRSPSGELEEKAEEVRVSSTEEEEEDEFGVFMQAEGDLAWSDGVNMSASETSGSRARIAGGDDTWTAFPQEPTGESGDGVERWWPANAVEARKAGPPTNHSLVAVFAEAFPSLSSVSPGDPCDLEAVPTLTQLLRGRARQDQGLLDSFHDLNKMIDQSHKKSSSASQNLVVQTLQLQPPLPESRSTSWSTNRHLSPGLSSANQHAAAKRRLSYDYNRNVVA